The DNA region GTGTCGAGCAGCGCCGAGACGGCCCGGGTGACCAGGCCGCGGCCCTCGTAGGCCTCGCCCAGCCAGTAGCCGATCGTGGCCGACTTCTCGTAGAGGTTGATCCGCGCGGTCGTGGCGCCGGCCACCTGACCGTCCTGGCGGATGACGCACGGGATCGCCTCGCCCTTGACCCACTGGGTCAGCAGGTAGGTGCCGAAGCTGGAGATGCTGATCATCGACTGGTCGGCGTGCGCCCACGGCTCCCACTCGCGCAGGTGGTCGAGGTTGGCGTTGATGAGCTTGTGGACGGCGAAGTCGGTCGATCGGTCGCGCAGGACCATCTCCGCGCCGTTCCCGAGGTCGATGCTGAACAAGGTGTTCTCCTACTGAGCCGGACCGGAATCTGGATGGTAGCCGTCCTGCAACGCATCCAGGAGCAGCGTGCCGTAGGCGCGCATCTGACCAAGCACCGGGACGACCTCGCCCTCGAAACGGCAGATGACCGCGTACGCCGCCCGCCGGCCGGCCACGTCGAGCAGCCCGACCTCGGCGCGGACGCCGTCGTCGGTGCCGGTCTTGCTCCACACCTGGAGGCCGTTGTCGGGGTTGGTGTGGGCCAGCGGGTCCAGGCCGAAGGCGGAGGAGACCATCGACAGGTCGGCGGACGGCGCCAGCCAGGACAGGACGGTGGGGTGCGGCGTACGGAAGTAGGAGACCCAGTCGGCGGCGCAGCCGACCGAGAGCGTCGGCGGGTCGTCCGGCGTCCGTACGTCCCGGACCGAGTCGTTCAGCATCGACCCGCCCGGGGCGAGCCGCGAGGCGACCGCCTGGACCGGGGCGAGACCGACGTGGCCGAGGAGCACGTTGGTGGCCAGGTTGTCCGAGACCGCGCCGACCAGCCGGGCGCAGTCGGTCAGGGTCAGCGCGGGCGCGTCGAGGTGCTGCCACAGCCCGCTGTCGGCCACCGGGTCGACGCTGTCCTTGCGCAGCATCAGCTGACCGAGGGACGGGTCCGCGTCGAGCAGCTCCGCGAGGTGGTGCAGCAGGAAGAGCTTGCCGACGCTGGCGGTCGGCAGCAGCAGATCCGGGTCGGACTCGATGAGCACCTCCCCGGAGCCCGCCTCGACCGCGAGGATCGACCAGTCCGTCCGTGAGCTCATGGACCCGAGACTAGGCAGAGGTCGACGACTGCTCCTCGCGCAGCTCGCCCACGACCTGGATCTTCTGCCAGATCTTGCGGGAGAGGTCGACGGTGAGGCCCTCGACGGTGCTGACGGTGTCGAGCACGACGTTGTCCTGGGAGTCCTCGGCGCACAGCGCGGCGGTCTTGCCGACGAGGCTGAGCAGCTCGGAGCAGTACTCCAGGTAGTGGATCAGCTCGTCGGCGTCGAGGGTGAGCTTGACGCTGGCCGAGGTCTCCTTGAACCCCGTACGCAGCCGCTCGGGGTCCTTGGTGAGCTGGTGCATGTCGATGATGTGGGCCAGCGAGCGCAGCCGGTGGAGCAGCTTCAGCGCTCGCGACCGCAGCAGCCGCTCCGGGATCGTGTAGAGGAAGAAGATCGCGACCGCGGCGAAGATGAGGTCGTTGACCGTGCTCTCCATCAGCGGCAGCCACTGGACGCCGGTGAGCGTCTCGTCGGCGAACGCCGTCGCGAGGGCCCAGACGATGGCGACCAGGGTCAGCGCGAGGACGGCCACGATCAGCGTACGAGAGACAACGCGGGTCCAGCCGAGCCGCCGCCGGAGCCGGTCCCCGACGCCGGAGGACTCCCGGATCAGGCCGGCCAGCTCCTCGGCGACCTTCACCAGACCACGGTCGGGGAAGCGCGCCGCGATCCGCCCGCGCAGGGTCTCGACGGTCGTCAACACCATCGCCGACTCGAGTCTCTCCAGTCCCACGTCACGGAGCGTAGTGGTCACGCGCCGCCGCCGCGGGCAACCGCCACAGAAAGGGGAACCTCTAGGCTGTCGGCGTGCCAGCCCGACTCAAGCCCGCGGCCGCCGCCGACGTGGCCGATGCTCTCGGTCGCGTACGCGCCGGGGAGTCCGCCAAGGCCGATCTACGGCTCCTCACCAAGCACTTCCTCGCCGTGCTCGAGCAGCGTGCTCCGGGCAGGAGCGTCGAGGTGCGCGTCCCGCCGTACGCCGCGGTGCAGTGCGTCGAAGGCGTCCGCCACACCCGGGGCACCCCGCCGGCGGTGATCGAGACCGATGCGCTCACCTGGATCGCCCTCGCCACCGGGCAGATGACCTGGTCCGAGGCCGTCGACCAGGCCCATGTCAGGGCCTCGGGCGAACGCACCGACCTGTCGCCCTACCTGCCCCTGTAGGCCGTCGCCACTGAGGTTCGGCCCCGGCGACGCCCCGGCACGCACCCGGCGGCGTTGTCGTCGGTAGACGGCCAACACCGGGCCGCCTCCCTCCTCCGCCTTGCCGGCTACGCACCGGAACGCCACCGGACCGCGAACCTGAGCGGCGACGGCCTACTTGTAATCTCACCCTATGACCCTCTCCACCGAAGACATCAAGACCCGTGTAGACGAGCTCTTCCCCGGGATCCGCAAGGACCTCGAGGACCTGGTGCGGATCGAGTCCGTGAGCGCCGATCCGGAGCGCCTGAGCGAGGTCGAGAAGAGCGCGGAGAAGACGCGGGACCTCTTCGCGGCCGAGGGCTTCGAGGTGGAGATCGTGCGCGCCTTCGACGGCGCCCCGCCGGCGATCGTCGGTGAGAAGAAGGGTCCCGAGGGCGCCCCGACGGTGCTGCTCTACGCCCACCACGACGTCCAGCCCGAGAACGACCACGCCGACTGGGACACCCCGCCGTTCGAGCCGACCGAGGTCGGCGACCGCCTCTACGGGCGCGGTGCGGCCGACGACAAGGCGGGCATCGCTGCCCACATCGGCGCGATCCGCGCCCTCGGCGACGAACTGCCCGTCACCGTCCGCCTCTTCATCGAGGGCGAGGAGGAGGTCGCCTCCGCGACCCTGCCCGAGCTGCTCGGGAAGTACCAGGACAAGCTGAAGGCCGACGTCATCGTCATCGCCGACTCCGGCAACTGGGACATCGGCGTCCCGGCGCTGACCACGTCGCTGCGCGGTCTCATCCGCGTCGACGTCGAGCTCCGCACCCTGGGCCACGCGGTCCACTCCGGCATGTGGGGCGGTCTGGCTCCCGACGCGATCATGGCTCTCGTACGCCTCCTCAACACCCTCTGGGACGAGGATGGCGCTCCCGCGGTCGAGGGGCTCGTCTCCGGCCCGGCGGCCGACGTCGACTACCCCGAGGAGCGGCTCCGTGCCGAGTCCGGGGCCATCGCCGGCCTGCAGTGGGTCGGCAAGGGCAGCGCCGTCGAGCGGATGTGGACGCAGCCGGCGATCACCATCACCGGCCTGGACGCCCCCAAGGTCGACGGCGCCTCCAACACGCTGTCCCCGAGCGCGCGCGCCAAGGTCACCATCCGGATCGCCCCCGGCGACTCCGGCGAGAACGCCGTCGCCGCGCTCACCCAGCACCTGGAGAAGCACGTCCCGTGGGGCGCCGAGCTGACCACCAAGGTCGTCGACACCGGCGAGCCGATCGCCCTGGACGCCACCGGTCCGGCCTACGACGCGGCCCGCGCCGCCTTCACCGAGGCCTGGGACGGCACCGCTCCGATCGACATGGGTGTGGGCGGCTCGATCCCGTTCATCGCCGAGTTCCTCGAGGCGTTCCCGCAGGCCAGCGTGCTGGTCACGGGCGTCGAGGACCCGGACACCCGGGCCCACGGTGCCAACGAGGGTCTGCACCTCGCCGAGTTCAAGAAGGTCGTCGTCGCCGAGGCGCTGCTGCTCCAGAAGCTGGGCGTCTAGACGCCGAACAGCGTCACTGCCACCTGGGTGCCCGCACCTGGGGGTGAGGCGATCTCGAGCGCCCCGTGGTGGCGGGTGACGATCTGGTCGACCAGGGTCAGTCCGAGCCCAGCTCCGCGCGAACCACCGAGCGCCGAGTTGGTGCCTCGGAAGAACGGCTTGTAGACCTCGGACAGCTCCTCGGCGGCGATGCCGACTCCGGTGTCGGCGACGATGATCGTGACCTCGTTGCCGGCGCTGTAGAGCATCACCTGCACCCGTGAGCCCCGGTAGCTGTAGGTCAGGGCGTTCTTCACCAGGTGGAGGAAGGCTGCCCGCAGCTCGCGCGGGTCACCGACGACGTACGCAGGACCGGTCGGTGTCGTCAGGACACACTCGATGTCCTTCTGCGCGGCCTCGGGATCGAGCTCGTCGAGCACGTCGTCGAGCATCTCGGAGACCTCGATCGTGGTCTCGCCGGGCGCGTTCGCTGGGTCGCGGATCCGGGAGAGCAGCAGGAGGTCGCTGACGATGCCCTCGATCTGGGCGCTGCGTACGGTGAGCGTCTCGACCTGGACGATCCACGGCAGCGTGTTCGGCTGCTCGGCGCTCAGCGCGTTGAGCGACGTGCCCAGCGCGTTGACCGGGATCCGGAGCTCACGGGCGACGGCCTCGATCAGCTGGTTGCGCTCGCGGTCGGCGTCGGCGAGCTGGCGGGCGAGGTCTCGCTCCTGGGTGTAGGCGTTGGCGGTGAGCACGATGCGCCCGAAGTCACGGCCCAGCTCCATCGCCAGCCGGCCCTCGGCGTCGGTCCAGATGGGCCGCCCGGGCGAGCGGAGCAGGACGATGTGGCCCAGCCATTCGTGGTCGGCGCCGACCGGCACCACCAGAGCGCTCTCCGCCCCCAGGGTCTCGAAGAACTTGTCGGCCACCGCGGCCTGCTCGTTCCACTCCGCGGAGTTGTTGATCCGATCGCGGCACATGATCGAGTAGGTGCCCTCCGCCCAGTAGCGGGAGGTGTTGCGCGAGGTGAGCGCGGCCAGGCCGGGATCCGGGTCCCAGTTGAGGCCCGGGGTGGCGTGCACGATCATCTCCCGGTGGGGGCCCTTGGTCGCCATCCAGATGCCGTCGGCACCCAGGCCGCGGATCAGCGCGTCGTGGCTGGTGTCGAGCACGTCGGCGAGGCTGAGCTTGGAGCTGGCGTCGCGCAGGAACTCCTTCGCGGTCTCCAGGTTCGCGGCGCGCTCGTAGAGCCGCTCGCGCTCGAGGTAGCCGAGCACCACCCGCCGGGCGCGCTTCGCGAACCGGTTGAGCACCCGGCGCTGCGTGAAGTCGGGCCGGCGACCACTGACCGGCATGTCGATCGAGAGGCAACCCTGGAGGGAGCCGTCGTCGCCGTAGATCGGTGCGAGCAGCATGTCGTGGGGGTGCCAGGCGTCGGGGGCGTCGATCATGTTGGTGGTGGAGACCCAGCTGCCCTCGTGAAGGTTCACCCGGTCATGGGGAATGAACCGCCAGGCGCCCCAGTTCTCGCCGCGGGAGAGGTTGACCTCCACCTCCGAGAGCGGCCATCGGGCACCGAGGACCTCCTCAGCGGTCTCCCGCCGCCCGTGTGCTGCGTTGAGGCCGCTGGTGAAGCCGTGGATGGCGACCATCTCGACCTGGTCGCCGCGGACCACGTTGATCGCGGCGATGCCGAAGCCGAGCAGCTCGCAGATGCCCTCGGCGATCATCTGGAGAGCAGGGTCGACCACCGGCAGCGACGTCTTGCCCGGCGTGCTCGATGGCACGTCGAGGGCATCGACTGACTGTGGTGGGGGCATCCTTGCTCTCAGGTAGGTCGGTCAGGGCGGATGTTGCAACGGCGTGGCAGTCCTGAGGACCTGGGCACCACGGAGTGTTGCACGAAACGCACGCCTTGTGCAGGCGTAGACGGCCGTCTCGACCCAAATTGTGACGTTCGGTTAACCGAACGAGGTCGCGCCGTTGGCCAACGGAAGGACCAGCGACACGCGGGTGCCGGTGCCGGGCTCCGAGCGCAGCGTGACCCGGCCGTCGTGGCGGCGCGCGACCCGGTCGACGATGCTGAGCCCGAGCCCGACGCCCTTCCGGCCGCCGATCGCCTGGCTGGTCCCGCGGTAGAACTCGGTGAAGACCTGCAGCTGCTCGGCCGCGGGGATGCCGACGCCGTTGTCGGTCACCGAGATCGCCGCCTCGCTCGCGCTCTCCACGATGTAGAGGCGTACGTGGCCGCCACGGTGCGTGTAGACCAGGGCGTTGTCGACCAGGCGCAGGACCGCCGCCTTGATCTCGCTGCGGTCGCACAGCACCTCGACGCTGTGGGAGGGCACATCGAGGCTCACCTCGATGCCACGCTTCTCCGACTCGTACGTCCTCTGCTCGAAGATCTCGCGCAGCAGAGGTGCCAGATCGACGTAGGTCAGGGTCGGCCGCGAGGCGGGGTCGGAGAAGCGGGAGAACAGGAGCAGGTCGTCGACCATCGCGACCAGCTGGTCGGACCGGCTGATCAGGTTGCCGACCTGCTGGAACCAGGTGGTCGAGCCGCGGTCCTCGTGGCGCAGGGCGTCGATGCCCGTGGTGAGGGCGGTGAGCGGGTTGTGCAGCTCCTGCGCGACGGACTCGATGAGCCGGCTGTGCACCTTGTCGGCCGTGGCGAGCCGCTGGGCGAGGTCGCGCTCCTGGGTGTAGGCGTTGGAGGTCAGCACGATGCGACCGAAGTCGCGTCCGAACTCCATCGCGAGGCGTCCCTCGGCGTCGGTCCAGAGGGGGCGGCCGGCGCCGCGCACCAGCACGAGGTGACCCAGCGCCGTCGTCTCCACGCCGATCGGCACGACCAGGAGCGAGTCGGCCCCGACCGCGTCGAGGAACTCGATGCCGATCCGGGCGAACTTCCTCCGCTCGGCATCACCGTGGTGCTGAGCATGGAGAAGCAGGTCGCGGTTGACGATGGCGTGCTGGCCCTCGTTCCACAGCCGGGTGGCCTGGTGGGCCTGGTAGGCCTGCCCGGCGGCGACGTTGTTGCTGTCGCCGGCGTTCCAGCCGAGCCCGGGGGAGGAGTAGACCACGGACCCGCCCTCCCCGTCCTGGGCCTGCACGTAGAGACCGTCGGCGTCGAGACCTCGGCTCATCGCCTCCTGGGTGGCCTCGAGCACCCCGGTGAGACCGAGCTGGGAGTTGGCCTCGCGCAGGAAGCTCTGGGCCTCGAGCAGGTTGTTGGCCCGCTCCTCGAGGTATTCGCGCTGCAGCGTCAGCAGCACCGCCCGCCGGGCCTGGCGGGCGAACCGGTTGAGGATCCGCTGCTGCCGCCGGCCGGGCCTGCGGCCGTTGGTCGGGCGGTCGATCGAGAGTACGCCGACGAGCTCGCCGTTCTCGTCGTAGAACGGAGCCAGGAGCTCGTCGAGCTGGTGCCAGTCCTGCGGGTCCTTCAGGATGTCCTCGTCGGTGTCGGGGACCCAGTAGCCCTCCGCCTCGCCGATGGTGTTCTTCTCATGCGGGACGAACTTGATGTCGCCCCAGTCCTCGGACATGTCCAGCAGGTCGGTGACGACCGAGACCGGAAACCTGGTGCCGAGCATCTCGGCGACGGTCATCTCGCCCTCGACCGTGTGGCCGGTCTCGTCACCGTACGCGGCGACTATCTCGAACTCGTCACCTCGCCGGATGTTGATGACCGCGGCGCCGAAGCCGACGAGCTCGGTGACGCCCTCCGCGATCAGCTGCAGACCGGGGTCCGGGGTCGGGTACGCCTCGGAGGCGCCGTCTGGCACGTCCGGACCCTCTGAGGGCGTACTGGTCATGAGTTCTCCGCCGAGATGAAAATGCAACCCGTTCCCGGGGCGTAAGGTTAAACAATGGGCAGCGTCACACGGAATGTGCTTCCCACGCCAGGGGTGGAGTCGACCGATATCAGTCCGCCACGACGGCTGACGATCCGCGACACGATGGTCAGACCGAGGCCGGTGCCGGGCTGTTTGAGCGCTGTCGGGTTCGTCGAACGGAAGAACTCGGTGAAGAGGCGGTCCTGGTCCTCCGGGGAGATCCCGAGGCCGTGGTCGGTCACCCGGAGCTCGAACCAGCCGGGGCTGGTGCGCGTGCTCACGATGACCTGACCGCCCTCGGGGCTGTATTTGATCGCGTTGGTCACCAGGTTGATCACCACCCGGTCCAGATCGCCCGGAGCCAGGCTCACATGGACGTCGTCGGGGGGCATCTCGAAGACGAGCTCGTGGGCGTCGCTGGTGGGCATCTCGGCGCTGAGCTGGCTGTAGATCTCCTCGAGCACGCGCGCGACCTGGATCGGCACCGTCGCCGGAAGGTGGTCGGGGTCGGAGACCTTCGACAGCATCGCAAGGTCGGCCACGATCTTCTCGGTGCGGTCGCGGTTGCGCGTGAGCGCGGTCAGCACCTCGGCGTACTCCTCCTCGGACTCCGCGTAGGGCAGCGACTCGATGTTCCACCGGAACGCGGACAGAGGGTTCTTCAGCTCGTGGGCGACCGTCGCGATCAGCCGGCTCTTGTGGGCCTCGAGCTCACGCAGGGAGTCGACCGCCGCCTTCTGACGCAGGTAGGCCCGGGAGTTGTGGACCACACGGCCGAAGTCGCGGCCTAGGTCGGCAGCGGTGATCAGCTCGAGCTCGCTCCAGTGCGGCTTGTCGGGACCACGGCCGAGGAGCATCGCGCCGTACCACGTCTGGCCGGAGCCGATCGGGACCCCGACGATCGAGCCGACCTTGTAGTGACGTATCCACTCGGTGATCCGCTGCTGCGCCTCCGGGTCGGGGTGGGGCAGTCGCTCGGCGCCATCAGGGGTCTGGACGGTGATGCTGCGCTGGTCCCACAGGTATTGCCCGTAGTCGACCATGAACGGGCTGGTCAGGTCGCCGATCGGGAGCTTGAAGTCCTCGCGGTAGACCTTGGTGCGGATGCCCCGGCCACCTGGCTTGGACATGTGGAGCCAGAAGTCGGTCAGGTCGAGGACGTCGACCAGCCCGGTGCTCAGCGAGTTGAGGATCTCGTCGGGGTCGAGCTCGCGCCCGGCGCGGCGGATCACGTCGCGGGCGGCCTCCGCGAGGCGTACCTGCTCGGAGAGCTCCTCGCGCTCCAGGGCGAGCAGGATCGCGCGCTGCGCCTGCACCGCGTGGCGACCGAGCACGGCGCGCTTCTCCCGGTTGGGGCGCAGCCCGTCGGTCGGTACGTCGACGATCAGGGTCCCGCGGAGCTTGCCGGCGTCATCGCGCAGCGGTGCGACCAGCAGGTCGAGCGGGTTCCAGGCGCCGGCAGCGTTGATCGGCTTCATCGACGGGATCCAGCCGTAGACGTCCGCGGTCGGGTCTAGCCGCTCCGCGGGCACGAACTTGAAGATGCCCCAGTCGTCGGCGCGGGCGAGCTCGGCCTCGAGCCGCTCGATCGGGGTGACGGTGCCCAGCAGGTCGGCGCGCGCGGACTCCTGTCCGGAGACCACCACCATGTGGAGGTGGCCATCGGCACGGGCGACGCTGATGGTGGCCATCTCGAAGCCCGCCA from Nocardioides luteus includes:
- a CDS encoding GNAT family N-acetyltransferase, translated to MFSIDLGNGAEMVLRDRSTDFAVHKLINANLDHLREWEPWAHADQSMISISSFGTYLLTQWVKGEAIPCVIRQDGQVAGATTARINLYEKSATIGYWLGEAYEGRGLVTRAVSALLDTLFNEYDIARAIIDTSVHNKRSRAVAERLGFTHEGTMRGAQAYPGERRDLVVYGLLREEWLTRNA
- a CDS encoding serine hydrolase, with the translated sequence MSSRTDWSILAVEAGSGEVLIESDPDLLLPTASVGKLFLLHHLAELLDADPSLGQLMLRKDSVDPVADSGLWQHLDAPALTLTDCARLVGAVSDNLATNVLLGHVGLAPVQAVASRLAPGGSMLNDSVRDVRTPDDPPTLSVGCAADWVSYFRTPHPTVLSWLAPSADLSMVSSAFGLDPLAHTNPDNGLQVWSKTGTDDGVRAEVGLLDVAGRRAAYAVICRFEGEVVPVLGQMRAYGTLLLDALQDGYHPDSGPAQ
- a CDS encoding sterol carrier family protein; the encoded protein is MPARLKPAAAADVADALGRVRAGESAKADLRLLTKHFLAVLEQRAPGRSVEVRVPPYAAVQCVEGVRHTRGTPPAVIETDALTWIALATGQMTWSEAVDQAHVRASGERTDLSPYLPL
- a CDS encoding dipeptidase, whose product is MTLSTEDIKTRVDELFPGIRKDLEDLVRIESVSADPERLSEVEKSAEKTRDLFAAEGFEVEIVRAFDGAPPAIVGEKKGPEGAPTVLLYAHHDVQPENDHADWDTPPFEPTEVGDRLYGRGAADDKAGIAAHIGAIRALGDELPVTVRLFIEGEEEVASATLPELLGKYQDKLKADVIVIADSGNWDIGVPALTTSLRGLIRVDVELRTLGHAVHSGMWGGLAPDAIMALVRLLNTLWDEDGAPAVEGLVSGPAADVDYPEERLRAESGAIAGLQWVGKGSAVERMWTQPAITITGLDAPKVDGASNTLSPSARAKVTIRIAPGDSGENAVAALTQHLEKHVPWGAELTTKVVDTGEPIALDATGPAYDAARAAFTEAWDGTAPIDMGVGGSIPFIAEFLEAFPQASVLVTGVEDPDTRAHGANEGLHLAEFKKVVVAEALLLQKLGV
- a CDS encoding sensor histidine kinase, encoding MPSSTPGKTSLPVVDPALQMIAEGICELLGFGIAAINVVRGDQVEMVAIHGFTSGLNAAHGRRETAEEVLGARWPLSEVEVNLSRGENWGAWRFIPHDRVNLHEGSWVSTTNMIDAPDAWHPHDMLLAPIYGDDGSLQGCLSIDMPVSGRRPDFTQRRVLNRFAKRARRVVLGYLERERLYERAANLETAKEFLRDASSKLSLADVLDTSHDALIRGLGADGIWMATKGPHREMIVHATPGLNWDPDPGLAALTSRNTSRYWAEGTYSIMCRDRINNSAEWNEQAAVADKFFETLGAESALVVPVGADHEWLGHIVLLRSPGRPIWTDAEGRLAMELGRDFGRIVLTANAYTQERDLARQLADADRERNQLIEAVARELRIPVNALGTSLNALSAEQPNTLPWIVQVETLTVRSAQIEGIVSDLLLLSRIRDPANAPGETTIEVSEMLDDVLDELDPEAAQKDIECVLTTPTGPAYVVGDPRELRAAFLHLVKNALTYSYRGSRVQVMLYSAGNEVTIIVADTGVGIAAEELSEVYKPFFRGTNSALGGSRGAGLGLTLVDQIVTRHHGALEIASPPGAGTQVAVTLFGV
- a CDS encoding sensor histidine kinase; protein product: MTSTPSEGPDVPDGASEAYPTPDPGLQLIAEGVTELVGFGAAVINIRRGDEFEIVAAYGDETGHTVEGEMTVAEMLGTRFPVSVVTDLLDMSEDWGDIKFVPHEKNTIGEAEGYWVPDTDEDILKDPQDWHQLDELLAPFYDENGELVGVLSIDRPTNGRRPGRRQQRILNRFARQARRAVLLTLQREYLEERANNLLEAQSFLREANSQLGLTGVLEATQEAMSRGLDADGLYVQAQDGEGGSVVYSSPGLGWNAGDSNNVAAGQAYQAHQATRLWNEGQHAIVNRDLLLHAQHHGDAERRKFARIGIEFLDAVGADSLLVVPIGVETTALGHLVLVRGAGRPLWTDAEGRLAMEFGRDFGRIVLTSNAYTQERDLAQRLATADKVHSRLIESVAQELHNPLTALTTGIDALRHEDRGSTTWFQQVGNLISRSDQLVAMVDDLLLFSRFSDPASRPTLTYVDLAPLLREIFEQRTYESEKRGIEVSLDVPSHSVEVLCDRSEIKAAVLRLVDNALVYTHRGGHVRLYIVESASEAAISVTDNGVGIPAAEQLQVFTEFYRGTSQAIGGRKGVGLGLSIVDRVARRHDGRVTLRSEPGTGTRVSLVLPLANGATSFG
- a CDS encoding sensor histidine kinase, producing MTSSAPPPAGGHRLTVPPGFAPPPLGGKRARSDLTTTMTTITTDLAELGGLLTPGEDLSDLQLIADSLTALAGFEMATISVARADGHLHMVVVSGQESARADLLGTVTPIERLEAELARADDWGIFKFVPAERLDPTADVYGWIPSMKPINAAGAWNPLDLLVAPLRDDAGKLRGTLIVDVPTDGLRPNREKRAVLGRHAVQAQRAILLALEREELSEQVRLAEAARDVIRRAGRELDPDEILNSLSTGLVDVLDLTDFWLHMSKPGGRGIRTKVYREDFKLPIGDLTSPFMVDYGQYLWDQRSITVQTPDGAERLPHPDPEAQQRITEWIRHYKVGSIVGVPIGSGQTWYGAMLLGRGPDKPHWSELELITAADLGRDFGRVVHNSRAYLRQKAAVDSLRELEAHKSRLIATVAHELKNPLSAFRWNIESLPYAESEEEYAEVLTALTRNRDRTEKIVADLAMLSKVSDPDHLPATVPIQVARVLEEIYSQLSAEMPTSDAHELVFEMPPDDVHVSLAPGDLDRVVINLVTNAIKYSPEGGQVIVSTRTSPGWFELRVTDHGLGISPEDQDRLFTEFFRSTNPTALKQPGTGLGLTIVSRIVSRRGGLISVDSTPGVGSTFRVTLPIV